The proteins below come from a single Streptomyces tubercidicus genomic window:
- a CDS encoding SigE family RNA polymerase sigma factor → MAEVLGFTIAPAGAAGAAVHPPRPRVSGGMPVIAPWPTTRPAQLPPQRGDADDAMAAGTTVDHLTETYRAHYRSLLGLAALLLDDTASCEDVVQEAFIRVHSARGRVREPEKTLAYLRQTVVNLSRSALRRRILGLKLLSKPMPDMASAEEGAYDLLERDQLIKAMRGLQRRQREVLVLRYFADMTEAQVAETLGISLGSVKAYGSRGIAALRVAMEAPA, encoded by the coding sequence GTGGCAGAGGTACTCGGATTCACCATCGCCCCAGCGGGCGCAGCCGGCGCGGCAGTGCACCCACCGCGCCCCCGTGTGTCCGGGGGCATGCCGGTGATCGCCCCGTGGCCCACCACGCGTCCCGCACAGCTTCCCCCTCAGCGTGGGGATGCTGACGACGCGATGGCAGCGGGTACCACAGTCGACCACCTCACCGAGACCTACCGCGCGCACTACCGCTCGCTGCTCGGTCTCGCCGCGCTGCTCCTCGACGACACCGCCTCCTGTGAGGACGTCGTCCAGGAGGCCTTCATCCGCGTGCACTCCGCGCGCGGACGGGTGCGCGAACCGGAGAAGACCCTGGCCTACCTCCGGCAGACCGTCGTCAACCTCTCGCGCTCCGCGCTGCGTCGGCGCATCCTCGGGCTCAAGCTGCTCTCCAAGCCGATGCCCGATATGGCGAGCGCTGAGGAGGGCGCATACGACCTGCTGGAGCGGGATCAGCTGATCAAGGCGATGCGGGGGCTGCAGCGGCGGCAGCGCGAAGTGCTGGTGCTGCGCTACTTCGCCGATATGACCGAGGCGCAGGTGGCCGAGACGCTCGGCATATCGCTCGGCTCCGTGAAGGCCTACGGGTCCCGGGGTATCGCGGCGCTCCGCGTCGCGATGGAGGCTCCGGCATGA
- a CDS encoding DUF5063 domain-containing protein: MSDATLHNATQDPDDFAVSISDSIESFIVAVTEVAKGDEPDSAVPFLLLEVSQLLLTGGRLGAHEDFVPDERYEPDTGPEPDVDELRERFATLLEPVDVYSEVFDPYVPRSEPVASRISDDLADVITDLRHGLAHYRAGRVSEALWWWQFSYLSNWGPTASAALRALQSLVAHVRLDQPLDELDGLDTDSAISVDEEQLAEEAGKVMAAEIAGPLGLRGR; the protein is encoded by the coding sequence ATGTCTGATGCCACGCTGCACAACGCGACACAGGACCCGGACGACTTCGCGGTATCGATCTCCGATTCGATCGAGAGCTTCATCGTCGCCGTGACGGAAGTCGCCAAGGGTGACGAGCCGGACAGCGCGGTGCCCTTCCTGCTGCTGGAGGTCTCCCAGCTGCTGCTCACCGGCGGCCGTCTGGGCGCCCACGAGGACTTCGTCCCGGACGAGCGGTACGAGCCGGACACCGGCCCGGAGCCGGACGTCGACGAGCTGCGCGAGCGCTTCGCGACCCTGCTCGAACCGGTGGATGTGTACTCCGAGGTCTTCGACCCGTATGTGCCGCGCAGCGAGCCGGTCGCCAGCCGGATCTCCGACGACCTGGCCGACGTGATCACCGATCTGCGGCACGGTCTGGCGCACTACCGGGCGGGCCGGGTCAGCGAGGCGCTGTGGTGGTGGCAGTTCTCCTACCTCTCCAACTGGGGCCCGACCGCCTCCGCCGCCCTGCGGGCGCTGCAGTCGCTGGTCGCCCACGTACGCCTCGACCAGCCGCTGGACGAGCTGGACGGCCTCGACACGGACAGCGCCATCAGCGTCGACGAGGAGCAGCTCGCCGAGGAGGCCGGGAAGGTCATGGCGGCGGAGATCGCCGGGCCGCTGGGGCTGCGCGGAAGGTGA
- a CDS encoding aspartate kinase, with the protein MGLVVQKYGGSSVADAEGIKRVAKRVVEAKKNGNQVVVVVSAMGDTTDELIDLAQEVSPIPSGREFDMLLTAGERISMALLAMAIKNLGHEAQSFTGSQAGVITDSVHNKARIIDVTPGRIKTSVDEGNIAIVAGFQGVSQDKKDITTLGRGGSDTTAVALAAALDADVCEIYTDVDGVFTADPRVVKKARKIDWISFEDMLELASSGSKVLLHRCVEYARRYNIPIHVRSSFSGLRGTWVSNEPQGDQPMEQAIISGVAHDTSEAKVTVVGVPDKPGEAARIFRAIADSEVNIDMVVQNVSAASTGLTDISFTLPKAEGRKAVAALEKTRAAVGFDSLRYDDQIAKISLVGAGMKTNPGVTATFFEALSNAGVNIELISTSEIRISVVTRADDVNEAVCAVHTAFGLDTDSDEAVVYGGTGR; encoded by the coding sequence GTGGGCCTTGTCGTGCAGAAGTACGGCGGCTCATCCGTTGCGGATGCCGAGGGCATCAAGCGCGTTGCCAAGCGAGTCGTCGAAGCCAAGAAGAACGGCAACCAGGTTGTCGTGGTGGTTTCGGCGATGGGCGACACGACGGACGAGCTGATCGATCTCGCGCAGGAAGTGTCCCCGATTCCGTCGGGGCGCGAGTTCGACATGCTGCTGACCGCCGGAGAGCGGATCTCCATGGCCCTGCTGGCGATGGCGATCAAAAACCTCGGCCATGAGGCGCAGTCCTTCACGGGCAGCCAGGCCGGTGTGATCACCGATTCCGTGCACAACAAGGCACGGATCATCGATGTCACGCCGGGCCGGATCAAGACGTCCGTCGACGAGGGCAATATCGCCATCGTCGCCGGATTCCAGGGTGTGTCCCAGGACAAGAAGGACATCACGACGCTGGGGCGCGGTGGGTCGGACACCACCGCCGTCGCGCTGGCGGCCGCCCTGGACGCCGATGTCTGTGAGATCTACACCGATGTGGACGGTGTCTTCACCGCCGACCCCCGGGTCGTGAAGAAGGCCCGGAAGATCGACTGGATCTCCTTCGAGGACATGCTGGAGCTGGCCAGCTCCGGCTCCAAGGTGCTGCTGCACCGTTGTGTCGAATACGCACGCCGTTACAACATCCCGATCCATGTCCGCTCGTCCTTCTCGGGACTGCGGGGCACCTGGGTCAGCAACGAACCGCAAGGGGACCAGCCGATGGAGCAGGCAATCATCTCGGGCGTCGCACATGACACCTCCGAGGCGAAGGTCACGGTCGTCGGAGTCCCGGACAAGCCGGGCGAGGCCGCGCGCATCTTCCGTGCGATCGCGGACTCCGAGGTCAACATCGACATGGTCGTGCAGAACGTGTCGGCCGCGTCGACCGGACTGACCGACATCTCCTTCACGCTGCCCAAGGCGGAGGGCCGCAAGGCCGTCGCCGCCCTGGAGAAGACCCGGGCAGCGGTCGGCTTCGACTCGCTGCGCTACGACGACCAGATCGCCAAGATCTCCCTGGTCGGCGCGGGGATGAAGACCAACCCCGGCGTCACCGCGACGTTCTTCGAGGCGCTGTCGAACGCGGGTGTGAACATCGAGCTCATCTCGACATCCGAGATCCGCATCTCGGTCGTCACCCGTGCCGATGACGTCAACGAGGCCGTGTGCGCCGTGCACACCGCCTTCGGTCTCGACACCGACAGTGACGAAGCCGTGGTCTATGGCGGCACCGGTCGATGA
- a CDS encoding DNA polymerase III subunit gamma and tau, whose product MSSLALYRRYRPETFAEVIGQEHVTDPLQQALRNNRVNHAYLFSGPRGCGKTTSARILARCLNCEEGPTPTPCGKCQSCVDLARNGRGSIDVIEIDAASHGGVDDARELREKAFFGPASSRYKIYIIDEAHMVTSAGFNALLKVVEEPPEHLKFIFATTEPEKVIGTIRSRTHHYPFRLVPPGTLREYLAEVCGREEIPVEDGVLPLVVRAGAGSVRDSMSVMDQLLAGAGADGVTYAMATALLGYTDGSLLDSIVEAFAAGDGAAAFEVVERVIEGGNDPRRFVADLLERLRDLVILAAVPDAGEKGLIDAPADVVERMTAQASVFGAAELSRAADLVNAGLTEMRGATSPRLQLELICARVLLPAAYDDERSVQARLDRLERGAGAALLGGAAGGAGYGGDPGPGASPVVASGGGPAAGYVPGPEAHPPMPAGPSGPAAARAAVRGAVSGGSAGGGAPGGAGAPGGGAAAPVAGAGAYGGQTGGAGAPGGPADGAGAYGGPGAGVGAGQQPGDSDGAEAPAQGGASSAAQGGGEAAVPRPGAWPGSTGRGNGGGSPAGGTVGGSPAGGGAGRQPGGWPTAVAPGQGGQAPQGGAPAAPYAGPPAASGPSAGAPAAAAQQPQAAGVAPGAAQGAAQVRQMWPEILEAVKDRRRFTWILLSQNAQVSGFDGTTLQIGFPNAGARDSFANGGSEDVLKDVLAERFQVQWRVEAIVDPSGGAGQPAGGAPRGGGGGGFGGGAPAAPQQGAPQPPPQQSGPAAPPSSGGQYGQDGGSGGSGGGGSQGARRAREAVSAPSSTGGGQGGPAAEPSYSAPEPPPTSIEYDMPAEDDPDLVDSALSGHDLIVRELGATVLEEFNNE is encoded by the coding sequence GTGTCGTCCCTTGCGCTGTACCGCCGCTACCGGCCCGAGACCTTCGCCGAGGTCATCGGGCAAGAGCACGTGACCGATCCGCTGCAGCAGGCACTGCGGAACAACCGGGTCAACCACGCCTATTTGTTCAGTGGCCCGCGCGGCTGCGGCAAGACGACCAGTGCGCGGATCCTGGCGCGCTGCCTCAACTGTGAGGAAGGTCCCACCCCCACACCCTGTGGAAAGTGCCAGTCGTGTGTGGACCTGGCCAGGAACGGCCGGGGCTCCATCGATGTGATCGAGATCGACGCGGCGTCGCACGGTGGCGTGGACGACGCCCGTGAGCTGCGGGAGAAGGCGTTCTTCGGGCCGGCCAGCAGCCGCTACAAGATCTACATCATCGATGAGGCGCACATGGTGACCTCCGCGGGCTTCAACGCCCTGCTGAAGGTCGTCGAGGAGCCGCCGGAGCATCTGAAGTTCATCTTCGCGACGACCGAGCCCGAGAAGGTCATCGGGACGATCCGGTCGCGTACGCATCACTATCCGTTCCGGCTGGTGCCGCCGGGGACGCTGCGGGAATACCTGGCGGAGGTCTGCGGGCGGGAGGAGATCCCGGTCGAGGACGGGGTGCTGCCGCTGGTGGTGCGGGCCGGAGCCGGTTCGGTGCGTGACTCGATGTCCGTGATGGATCAGCTGCTCGCCGGTGCCGGTGCGGACGGTGTGACGTATGCCATGGCGACGGCGTTGCTCGGATACACCGACGGGTCGTTGCTGGATTCGATCGTGGAGGCGTTCGCCGCGGGGGACGGCGCGGCGGCCTTCGAGGTCGTGGAACGGGTCATCGAGGGCGGTAACGACCCGCGGCGCTTCGTCGCGGACCTGCTGGAGCGGCTGCGGGATCTGGTGATCCTGGCGGCCGTGCCGGACGCCGGGGAGAAGGGGCTGATCGACGCCCCCGCGGATGTCGTGGAGCGGATGACGGCGCAGGCGTCCGTCTTCGGGGCGGCCGAGCTGAGCCGGGCCGCCGACCTGGTCAACGCGGGCCTGACGGAGATGCGCGGCGCGACCTCGCCGCGGCTCCAGCTGGAGCTGATCTGTGCCCGGGTGCTGCTGCCCGCGGCGTACGACGACGAGCGGTCGGTGCAGGCCCGGCTCGACCGTCTGGAGCGCGGTGCGGGTGCGGCGCTGCTGGGCGGGGCGGCCGGAGGTGCGGGCTACGGGGGAGACCCCGGGCCTGGAGCGTCGCCCGTGGTGGCGTCCGGTGGCGGGCCCGCGGCCGGGTATGTGCCGGGGCCGGAGGCGCATCCGCCGATGCCGGCGGGACCGTCCGGGCCGGCGGCCGCGCGTGCCGCGGTGCGGGGTGCGGTGAGCGGCGGCTCTGCGGGCGGAGGTGCGCCGGGCGGGGCCGGGGCTCCGGGCGGTGGTGCGGCGGCGCCGGTGGCCGGTGCCGGGGCGTACGGCGGGCAGACGGGCGGTGCGGGGGCACCCGGTGGACCGGCCGACGGTGCAGGCGCGTACGGCGGGCCGGGGGCCGGGGTCGGCGCCGGGCAGCAGCCGGGCGACAGTGATGGTGCGGAGGCGCCGGCTCAGGGCGGCGCGTCGAGTGCCGCGCAGGGCGGCGGCGAGGCGGCCGTCCCGCGGCCCGGAGCCTGGCCCGGAAGTACGGGCAGAGGTAATGGCGGCGGGAGCCCGGCGGGCGGCACCGTCGGCGGGAGCCCCGCAGGCGGCGGTGCCGGGCGGCAGCCCGGTGGCTGGCCCACGGCCGTGGCGCCGGGGCAGGGTGGCCAGGCGCCGCAGGGCGGAGCCCCCGCAGCGCCGTACGCCGGACCGCCCGCCGCGTCCGGACCGTCGGCCGGTGCGCCTGCGGCTGCGGCCCAGCAGCCGCAGGCGGCCGGTGTGGCCCCGGGGGCGGCGCAGGGTGCCGCTCAGGTGCGGCAGATGTGGCCGGAGATCCTGGAAGCGGTGAAGGACCGCCGCCGTTTCACGTGGATCCTGCTGAGCCAGAACGCCCAGGTCTCCGGCTTCGACGGCACCACGCTCCAGATCGGCTTCCCCAATGCCGGGGCCCGCGACAGTTTCGCCAACGGCGGAAGTGAGGACGTCCTCAAGGACGTGCTGGCCGAGCGGTTCCAGGTGCAGTGGCGGGTCGAGGCGATCGTCGACCCGTCGGGCGGCGCCGGTCAGCCGGCCGGCGGCGCCCCCCGCGGCGGTGGTGGCGGCGGCTTCGGCGGCGGTGCGCCCGCCGCTCCGCAGCAGGGCGCTCCGCAGCCCCCGCCCCAGCAGAGCGGCCCGGCGGCGCCCCCCTCGTCCGGTGGCCAGTACGGGCAGGACGGCGGCAGTGGTGGCAGCGGCGGTGGCGGAAGCCAGGGGGCGCGAAGGGCACGGGAGGCGGTGTCCGCCCCGTCGTCCACGGGCGGCGGGCAGGGCGGGCCCGCGGCGGAGCCCTCGTACAGCGCGCCGGAGCCCCCGCCGACGTCGATCGAGTACGACATGCCGGCCGAGGACGACCCCGATCTCGTCGACTCCGCGCTCAGCGGCCACGACCTGATCGTGCGCGAACTGGGCGCGACGGTCCTGGAGGAGTTCAACAACGAGTAG
- a CDS encoding DUF6153 family protein — protein MSSRPFVPPRAAVRRWRVWCVFGLLVGLLGMHGIGSAGVAPASGHEHRMAVVATVQGHCPGDGDCGGGGHVHHADPTCASAALHGPPVSPALTPSPGCDVRPAGLVGGGEPKGRDGGRAPPSLAELQLLRI, from the coding sequence ATGTCCAGCCGCCCGTTCGTGCCGCCGCGGGCCGCCGTACGGCGGTGGCGTGTGTGGTGTGTGTTCGGGCTGCTGGTGGGCCTGTTGGGCATGCACGGGATCGGGTCCGCCGGTGTTGCGCCCGCTTCCGGGCATGAGCACCGTATGGCTGTGGTGGCCACCGTCCAGGGGCACTGTCCAGGGGACGGTGACTGCGGCGGTGGCGGGCATGTCCATCACGCGGACCCGACCTGTGCGTCCGCCGCGCTGCACGGGCCGCCCGTGTCCCCGGCCCTGACGCCCTCCCCGGGCTGTGACGTACGGCCCGCCGGTCTGGTGGGCGGGGGCGAACCGAAGGGCCGGGACGGTGGGCGGGCGCCGCCCTCGCTGGCTGAACTCCAACTCCTGCGGATTTAG
- a CDS encoding DUF305 domain-containing protein, giving the protein MKSVIKPTRSFTRRLVLVGATAASVTVLAACGGNDSGSHSSSAHRSPSKSASSPSAAASDGAHNAADVAFAKGMIPHHRQAVEMADLAAGRAASSQVKELAAKIKRGQDPEIRTMSGWLTAWGEQVPKGMTEGMPEGMPGMDHSAGSPDSAGSAESGHSRHSGHSGHSEMPGMMGAEEMAALKGKSGKAFDAAFLEMMIGHHQGAVKMAGTEKEKGAYGPAKKLADDVIKAQEAEIARMNKLLGKG; this is encoded by the coding sequence ATGAAGTCAGTCATCAAGCCCACCCGTTCGTTTACCCGCCGCCTCGTACTCGTGGGCGCCACCGCCGCCTCCGTGACGGTGCTGGCCGCCTGCGGCGGCAATGACAGCGGCAGCCACTCCAGTTCGGCTCACCGCTCCCCGTCGAAGTCCGCTTCGTCGCCCAGTGCCGCTGCCTCGGATGGTGCGCACAATGCGGCCGATGTGGCGTTCGCGAAGGGGATGATTCCGCACCACCGGCAGGCCGTGGAGATGGCCGACCTGGCTGCCGGCCGTGCCGCGTCGAGCCAGGTGAAGGAACTCGCCGCCAAGATCAAGCGAGGTCAGGACCCGGAGATCAGGACGATGTCCGGGTGGTTGACCGCCTGGGGTGAGCAGGTTCCGAAGGGGATGACGGAGGGGATGCCGGAAGGGATGCCCGGGATGGATCACTCCGCCGGCTCCCCCGACTCCGCCGGCTCCGCCGAGTCCGGCCACTCCCGTCACTCCGGCCACTCCGGCCACTCCGAGATGCCCGGGATGATGGGTGCGGAGGAGATGGCGGCCCTGAAGGGGAAGTCGGGGAAGGCGTTCGACGCGGCCTTTTTGGAGATGATGATCGGGCATCACCAGGGCGCGGTGAAGATGGCGGGCACCGAGAAGGAGAAGGGTGCCTACGGCCCGGCGAAGAAGCTGGCCGATGACGTCATCAAGGCCCAGGAAGCGGAGATCGCGCGGATGAACAAGCTGTTGGGGAAGGGGTGA
- a CDS encoding YbaB/EbfC family nucleoid-associated protein, translated as MIPGGQPNMQQLLQQAQKMQQDLAAAQQELAETPVEGSAGGGLVKATVTGSGELQGLVIDPKAVDTDSAEETAETIADLVLAAVRDANASAQQLQQQKLGPLAQGLGGGGIPGLPF; from the coding sequence GTGATCCCCGGTGGTCAGCCCAATATGCAGCAGCTGCTTCAGCAGGCTCAGAAGATGCAGCAGGACCTCGCGGCAGCCCAGCAGGAACTGGCGGAGACACCCGTCGAGGGTTCCGCGGGCGGCGGTCTGGTCAAGGCGACGGTGACCGGTTCCGGTGAGCTCCAGGGCCTGGTCATCGACCCCAAGGCGGTCGACACCGACTCGGCGGAGGAGACCGCCGAGACGATCGCCGATCTCGTACTGGCGGCGGTCCGGGACGCCAACGCCAGTGCTCAGCAGCTCCAGCAGCAGAAGCTCGGTCCGCTCGCCCAGGGTCTGGGCGGCGGCGGTATCCCCGGTCTCCCCTTCTGA
- a CDS encoding aspartate-semialdehyde dehydrogenase has protein sequence MIPAEAGRPSLADTLGTEARTAAKPQLAVVGATGAVGSVLLGILSERADIWGEIRLIASPRSAGRKLTVRGAEVEVVALSEEAFDGIDVAMFDVPDQVSAQWVPVAVSKGAVVIDNAGTFRLDPDVPLVVPEVNAHAARVRPRGIIANPNCTTLSMIVALGALHAEYGLSELIVSSYQAVSGAGRAGVDTLRAQVSAVSGTELGNTPGDVRRAVGDTLGPFPAPIALNVVPWAGSLQEDGWSSEELKIRDESRKILGLPELPVTATCVRVPVITTHSLTVHARFENEVTVAGAHEILAAAPGVVLTDDPAAGEYPTPADVVGTDPTWVGRVRRSLDDPRALELFVCGDNLRKGAALNTAQVGELVAGELRG, from the coding sequence ATGATTCCGGCCGAGGCGGGCCGTCCGTCCCTCGCTGACACGCTGGGGACGGAGGCCCGTACGGCCGCCAAGCCGCAGCTCGCCGTCGTCGGTGCCACCGGCGCCGTCGGCTCGGTCCTGTTGGGCATCCTGTCCGAGCGGGCCGACATCTGGGGCGAGATCCGGCTGATCGCCTCTCCCCGCTCGGCCGGCCGCAAGCTGACCGTGCGGGGTGCGGAGGTCGAGGTCGTCGCGCTGAGCGAGGAAGCCTTCGACGGTATCGACGTCGCGATGTTCGACGTCCCCGACCAGGTCTCCGCCCAGTGGGTGCCGGTCGCGGTCTCCAAGGGCGCGGTCGTCATCGACAACGCGGGCACGTTCCGGCTGGACCCGGACGTGCCCCTCGTCGTGCCCGAGGTCAATGCGCACGCCGCCCGGGTACGCCCGCGCGGCATCATCGCCAACCCGAACTGCACCACCCTCTCGATGATCGTCGCGCTGGGCGCGCTGCACGCCGAGTACGGGCTGAGCGAGCTGATCGTCTCCTCGTACCAGGCGGTTTCCGGGGCGGGCAGAGCAGGCGTCGATACGTTGCGGGCGCAGGTGTCCGCGGTGTCCGGTACGGAGCTGGGGAACACGCCCGGCGATGTGCGGCGGGCCGTCGGGGACACCCTGGGGCCGTTTCCGGCGCCGATCGCCCTCAACGTCGTGCCCTGGGCCGGCTCGCTCCAGGAGGACGGCTGGTCCTCCGAGGAGCTCAAGATCCGCGATGAGTCCCGCAAGATCCTGGGGCTGCCGGAGCTGCCGGTCACCGCGACCTGTGTGCGGGTTCCGGTGATCACCACCCACTCGCTGACCGTGCACGCCCGGTTCGAGAACGAGGTCACGGTCGCCGGGGCGCACGAGATCCTGGCCGCGGCCCCCGGCGTCGTCCTCACCGACGACCCCGCTGCGGGCGAGTACCCGACCCCGGCCGATGTCGTCGGGACGGATCCGACCTGGGTCGGGCGGGTGCGGCGTTCGCTGGACGATCCGCGGGCGCTGGAGCTGTTCGTGTGCGGGGACAACCTGCGCAAGGGGGCGGCGCTGAACACGGCGCAGGTCGGTGAGCTGGTGGCGGGGGAGCTGCGGGGCTAG
- the recR gene encoding recombination mediator RecR produces MYEGVVQDLIDELGRLPGVGPKSAQRIAFHILQAEPTDVRRLANALMEVKAKVRFCGTCGNVAQEEQCRVCLDPRRDPAVICVVEEPKDVVAIERTREFRGRYHVLGGAISPIEGVGPDDLRIRELLARLADGTVTELILATDPNLEGEATATYLARMIKPMGLRVTRLASGLPVGGDLEYADEVTLGRAFEGRRLLDV; encoded by the coding sequence GTGTATGAAGGCGTGGTCCAGGACCTGATCGACGAGTTGGGCAGGCTGCCCGGCGTCGGTCCCAAGAGCGCGCAGCGGATCGCCTTCCACATTCTTCAGGCCGAGCCGACCGATGTCCGCCGGCTCGCGAACGCGCTGATGGAGGTCAAGGCGAAGGTCCGGTTCTGCGGCACCTGCGGCAATGTGGCGCAGGAGGAGCAGTGCCGGGTCTGTCTGGACCCGAGGCGCGATCCGGCGGTCATCTGCGTCGTGGAGGAGCCCAAGGACGTCGTGGCGATCGAGCGGACCCGCGAGTTCCGCGGTCGCTACCACGTCCTCGGTGGGGCGATCAGCCCGATCGAGGGCGTGGGCCCCGACGACCTGCGGATCAGGGAACTGCTGGCCAGGCTCGCGGACGGCACCGTCACCGAGCTGATTCTGGCCACCGACCCGAATCTGGAGGGCGAGGCCACGGCCACGTATCTGGCCCGCATGATCAAACCCATGGGCCTGAGAGTGACGCGACTGGCGAGCGGTCTGCCGGTCGGCGGCGATCTGGAGTACGCGGACGAGGTCACGCTGGGGCGGGCCTTCGAAGGGAGGAGACTTCTCGATGTCTGA
- a CDS encoding TetR/AcrR family transcriptional regulator produces the protein MPKTVDREEQRRQIGAAVLRLASEQGLDEVSVRTVAAASGRSPGAVQKYFRTKDEMLAFAAELAGERVEERMAAVNYGLPPREALRALVLATLPVDAERRAEAAAQLAFATRAAHHPGLGAIRRQVDESVRTALGDWLASAGHGRDPDAAADRLALADAVIALSDGLALRLLYAPEEQEALLRALDHALDALIPPRSPSASA, from the coding sequence GTGCCCAAGACGGTGGATCGCGAGGAACAGCGGCGGCAGATCGGTGCCGCGGTACTGCGCCTCGCCTCCGAGCAGGGACTGGACGAGGTCAGTGTCCGTACGGTGGCCGCCGCGAGCGGACGCTCACCGGGAGCCGTCCAGAAGTACTTCCGCACCAAGGACGAGATGCTGGCGTTCGCCGCCGAGCTGGCCGGCGAACGCGTCGAGGAGCGGATGGCCGCCGTCAACTACGGCCTCCCGCCGCGCGAGGCGCTCCGTGCGCTCGTCCTCGCCACCCTCCCCGTGGACGCGGAACGCCGGGCCGAGGCCGCCGCTCAGCTCGCCTTCGCCACCCGCGCCGCCCACCACCCCGGACTCGGCGCGATCCGCCGGCAGGTCGACGAGAGCGTCCGTACGGCCCTTGGCGACTGGCTGGCATCCGCCGGGCACGGCAGGGATCCGGACGCGGCCGCGGACCGTCTGGCCCTCGCCGATGCCGTGATCGCGCTCTCCGACGGGCTGGCGCTGCGGCTGCTGTACGCGCCCGAGGAGCAGGAAGCGCTGCTACGCGCCCTGGACCACGCACTGGATGCGCTGATTCCGCCCCGATCACCGTCGGCGTCGGCATGA
- a CDS encoding SURF1 family protein: MYRFLLTPRWWGINVFAVLAIPFCIFMGSWQLSRFEDRVDNHQQQEDRSDRARTAAARPLEQLLPVDKVTSGRQASARGHYDTGHQLLVPGRTLKDKHGERQGFYVLTLLRTDGGKALPVVRGWLPGDAGAKADTAKVPAPPKGEVTVTGALQASENQGTDGVQAAGASAPGRLGMISAASLVNIVSYDVYDAWITLSDTQAPLRAVPPAAAEGSGLDLKAFQNLGYTGEWFVFAGFVVFMWFRLFRRDVEAAKDAALGIGESGQEGGVAAAGDAGAGRLGAGQEAAGQDAVGRAAAIEDDGSGEGQGEAAARAGKI; encoded by the coding sequence GTGTACCGGTTCCTGCTGACCCCGCGGTGGTGGGGAATCAACGTCTTCGCCGTACTGGCGATTCCCTTCTGCATCTTCATGGGCAGCTGGCAGCTGAGCCGCTTCGAGGACCGCGTCGACAACCACCAGCAGCAGGAAGACCGCTCCGACCGGGCCAGGACCGCGGCCGCCCGTCCCCTGGAGCAACTGCTGCCCGTCGACAAGGTGACCTCTGGCCGCCAGGCCAGCGCCCGCGGGCACTACGACACCGGGCACCAACTGCTCGTACCGGGCCGTACGTTGAAGGACAAGCACGGCGAGCGACAGGGCTTCTACGTCCTCACCCTGCTCCGTACGGACGGCGGCAAGGCCCTGCCGGTCGTACGGGGCTGGCTGCCCGGCGACGCCGGTGCGAAGGCCGACACGGCGAAGGTGCCCGCGCCCCCCAAGGGCGAGGTGACGGTCACCGGCGCGCTGCAGGCATCCGAGAATCAGGGGACCGACGGCGTCCAGGCCGCCGGCGCGTCGGCACCGGGCCGGCTCGGCATGATCAGCGCGGCGTCGCTGGTCAACATCGTGTCGTACGACGTCTACGACGCCTGGATCACGCTCAGCGACACCCAGGCACCGCTGCGCGCCGTCCCCCCGGCCGCGGCCGAGGGCAGCGGACTCGACCTCAAGGCCTTCCAGAACCTCGGCTACACCGGCGAGTGGTTCGTCTTCGCCGGCTTCGTCGTCTTCATGTGGTTCCGGCTCTTCCGCCGCGACGTCGAGGCCGCCAAGGACGCGGCGTTGGGGATCGGGGAGAGCGGCCAGGAGGGCGGCGTGGCGGCTGCCGGGGATGCCGGGGCGGGGCGACTGGGTGCGGGCCAGGAGGCCGCGGGTCAGGACGCCGTGGGGCGGGCTGCTGCTATCGAGGACGACGGCAGTGGCGAAGGCCAGGGCGAGGCGGCGGCGCGGGCCGGGAAGATCTGA
- a CDS encoding SHOCT domain-containing protein, producing the protein MLCWYGRHGGGWAWLATSVSLFLFLALLFVIALLIVRALGRSGPPRGERPGTPSGPGAEQILAERYARGEIDEEEYRRRLATLRGAPPGGPGAPPWGGPGAPPGGNSPS; encoded by the coding sequence ATGCTCTGCTGGTACGGCCGCCATGGCGGCGGATGGGCCTGGCTCGCGACGTCGGTCAGCCTGTTCCTCTTCCTGGCGCTGCTCTTCGTCATCGCGCTACTGATCGTCCGCGCCCTGGGCCGCTCCGGCCCGCCCCGCGGCGAGCGCCCCGGTACCCCCAGCGGACCCGGCGCCGAGCAAATTCTCGCGGAGCGATACGCGCGCGGCGAGATCGACGAAGAGGAGTACCGCCGACGCCTGGCCACCCTCCGCGGGGCCCCACCGGGCGGGCCCGGGGCGCCACCGTGGGGCGGGCCCGGGGCCCCGCCGGGTGGGAACTCGCCGTCCTGA